The following are encoded together in the Lathyrus oleraceus cultivar Zhongwan6 chromosome 3, CAAS_Psat_ZW6_1.0, whole genome shotgun sequence genome:
- the LOC127131050 gene encoding uncharacterized mitochondrial protein AtMg00810-like, translating to MTYIKGIIHHGLWFLKESKCSLVGFSDSDFGGCKSDRKNTSETCNMFGNCSICWHNKKQHIVSLSTAETENVATDNYCSRVLWVKQQLLDYDLKLGCVPIKCDKASTLSLTKNLVLHSDTKHIEI from the coding sequence ATGACGTATATTAAAGGAATCATTCATCACGGTCTTTGGTTTCTTAAAGAAAGCAAGTGTAGCTTAGTAGGTTTTTCTGATTCTGATTTTGGTGGTTGCAAGTCGGATAGGAAAAACACTAGTGAAACTTGTAATATGTTTGGAAATTGTTCAATTTGTTGGCACAATAAGAAGCAACATATTGTTTCTCTTTCTACCGCTGAGACTGAAAATGTAGCCACTGATAATTATTGTTCACGAGTCTTATGGGTAAAGCAACAATTATTAGATTATGATTTGAAATTAGGTTGTGTTCCAATCAAATGTGATAAGGCTAGCACGCTAAGTCTTACTAAGAATCTTGTGTTACATTCAGACACCAAACACATAGAAATCTGA